A window of Stigmatella erecta genomic DNA:
TGGCCACGGTGGGCGCCATCGCGGCGTCCTTCTGCCTGTCCCCCACCGTCTGCATCGGCATCCCCGTCACCTGCTGGCTGCTCTTCACCCTCAGCCGCCCCGAGGTCAGGAAGGCCTTCGCGCCCTGAGCTCCCGCAGGGCCGTGACCATCGGCTCCACGAGCTCCTTGCCCCGGAGCGCCGCGAGCCAGCGCCCGGGGATGGCCTCGATGCCCTCGCGGATCCCCGCGATGCCCCCGGCCACGGCGGCGGTGGTGTCGGTGTCGTGGCCCAGCACCACGGCCGCCTTCACCACCTGCTCGTAGGTGGCCCCGGCCCTCAGGCAGTCCCGCGCCGAGAGCAGACAGTCCACCACGTACCCGGAGCCCTGCCCGGCCTCCGGGGCGTGGGGCCGCACGTGGGTGTCCAGCTCCTCGCGGGCCGCGGTTCCCACGGGAAACAGCCGGTGGAACGCGGCCACGGCCTCCTCCCACGGGTGCGCCTCGCCCTCCCACGTCCTCCGGGCCCAGAGGCAATACAGCGCGCAGCACACCTGCGAGCGCAGGTGGCCGTGCGTCACCAGGGACTGCCGCATGGCATCCGCCACGAGCGCCTCATCGGTCCCCCCATGCCAGAGCGCCAGCGGGAGCACCCGCATCAGGGAGCCGTTGCCGTTGTCCCGCTCGCCCCGGGGGCCGGACAGGTGCCCCGGGGTGCCCGCCCGGAACTCCGAGAGGGCGCTCCGGGTCTGGATGCCCACGTCGAAGACGTGGTGGTCCACGGCCATGTAGCCCAGCTCGTACCAGTTCACGAGCCGCCGCCCGAGGTCCTCCAGGTCCAGCTGCTGCCGGTCCAGCAACGAGGCCAGCAGGCAGTTGGCCTGGGCCCCGTCATCGGACCACGTGCCCGGCGCAATCCCGGCGTGGGCCCGCGGGAAGCCCGGGGGCGGCTCGAACTCGAGCTGTTCTGCCGGCGGAATCCGGGCGGGCGGGTGGAACTCGTAGGGGACGCCCAGCGCATCCCCCACCAAGAGCCCATACACCCCACCCTCCAGCCGCTGCGCGTCCGTAGGCTTCCGAAGCAACCCCACCATGCCTGCCACCTCCGATGAGTTCCTCTTCTTGGCCGGAGGGAGGAAAAACCACCCTCCGGATCCGTTCTTCCACGCGAGCTTTCCGCCAGCGGGTGTAGTATCCCCCGCCCCGGATGGGTTCACCCGGAAGTCGAGGAGGACACACGAATGACCCCGCTGTCAGGCGATCTCTTTTTCCTTTTCCTCACCGTTGGCATCGTCCTGGCCGTCCGGGGAATCATGTTCTACGGCAGCGTCGAGTCGGCGCCCCCCGAGAAGAAGAAGGCCCAGACCATCAAGGGCATCGTCACCCTCTTGGTGGGCCTGACGCTGGTGTTCTCGAACGCCCTGGGCTTCGTGAACTACCTGCGCGCCCACATGTAAGGCGCCGCTACACGCCGCCCGAGGCGGCGAGGAGCGTGTTGCGCATCAACATGGCGATGGTCATCGGGCCCACGCCCCCGGGCACCGGGGTGATGGCCGAGGCCCGCTGGGACGCGGCCTGAAACGCCACGTCCCCCACCAGCTTCCCATCCGGCTTGCGGTTCATCCCCACGTCGATGACCACCGCGCCAGGTTTGAGCCACTCGCCCTGGATGAGCTCGGGCACCCCCACCGCGACGACCAGGATGTCCGCCTGCGCCACCTCGCGGGGCAGGTCGCTCTTGCGGTGGCAGACCGTCACCGTGGCGTCCGCCTGAAGCAGCATCAACGCCATGGGCTTGCCCACGATGTTGCTGCGCCCCACCACCACGGCCCGCTTGCCCGCGGGCGCGCAGCCCGCCTCCTCCAGCAGCCGCATGGCCCCCAGGGGCGTGCAGGGCCTCATCCCCGGCTGCCCCAGCGACAGCAGGCCCGCGTTCACCGGGTGGAAGCCATCCACGTCCTTCGCGGGGCTCACGGCGGAGATGACGCGCTCCGCGTCGATGTGCTTGGGCAGCGGGAGCTGCACGAGGATGCCGTGGACGGAGGCGTCCTCGTTGAGCTGCCGCACCCGGACGAGCAGGGCCTCCTGGGAGATGTCCTCCCGCAGGTGGTGCTCCCAGGAGCGGAAGCCCACCTCCTCGGCCGCCTTCTTCTTGCCCGTGACGTAGATTTTCGAGGCGGGATCCTCCCCCACCCGGACCACCGCGAGCCCTGGAACCCCCCCCCGCGCGGCCTTGAAGCGCTCGACATCCGCCTGGACTTCCGCCCGGACCCGCGCCGCGACTGCCTTGCCATCGATCAACTGGGCCATAAGAGGCCGGACTCTATGCAAAACTGGGGGTCTTCGAGGGAGTGAAGCGGGCGTGGCCCCTGGAAAAGTTCTCGGCGCGATGGTTGGGCTGATGATCGGGCTCTGGCTCGGGGGCCCGCTGTCCATCATCCTGTGCACCTTCGTGGGCGCCGTGGCCGGCCACTTCTACGACCAGGCCAATGCCCTGCCCCCGGAGGACCCTACCGAAGGGCTGCGCGAGCGCTTCGAGCCTCCCGGCCTCCCCGAGCCCCTGTCCCGCGCGGCGCTCGACGACGAGGCCCAGGAGCACTTCGCCCGGCACCTGTGTGCCCTCTTCATCGAGGTGGCCCGGGCCGACGGCGAGGTCGTCCGGGACGAGGTGCGCGTGGCGCGCGAGTACTTCCAGAACGAGCTGAAGTACGGCCCCGAGGCGCTGCACCTCGTGCGCGGGCACCTCAAGGCGTTCCTGGCCCGCCCGCCCCACCTGGCGGAGTCCATCGCCGCCTGCCGCGAGGAGCTGCCCACCGCGGACCGGCTCCTGCTGGTGGACGCGCTCTACCAGCTGGCCCTCACCGATGGCCCCCTCCAGCGCTCCGAGCAGGAGACCCTGCGGCAGATCGCCCAGGGCCTGGGGCTGTCCGAGGAGGACCGGCGGGCCGTGGCCACCCGGTACCTCGCGGTGGACGACAGCCAGTACGCCCGGCTCGGGCTGACGCCCGAGGCCACGGACGCGGAGGTGAAGCGCGCCTACCGCCAGCTCGCCGCCGCCCACCACCCCGACCGCGTCACCCACCTGGGACAGGGAGCGATCGAGCAAGCCACCCGGCGCTTCCACGAGATTCAGCAGGCATATGAGGAAATCAGACGCCTGCGCGGGCTATAGCGTGCGGTTAGAAACCTGGAAAAGCCCTGGAGCCCCGTCCTCATGAGCAGCCACCGCAACGGCCCTCCCAAGAAGAAGGAAGAGGGCTTCAACAACAACCCCTTCAAGGACGTGATCAAGTCGCTCCAGAAGAAGGAGAAGGCCCCCGAGCCCGCCAAGGCCAAGGCCCCGCCTCCCCCGCCCCCCAAGAAGAAGGTCCCCCTGGAGGAGGACGATGCCTCCCTCTTCTACGCCGCCATGGACGGGGTGGCGCAGATCACCAACCGCGGGGAGGCCCCCAAGCCCAACCCCCGCCTGCCGGAGATCATCGACGAGAACGCCGAGGCGCTCGCCCAGCTCTCGGAGCTCGTCGCCGGGCAGGAGGGCGAGTTCGACTTCAACGGCTCGGAGGAGTTCATCGAGGGGGCCTCGCCCGGCACGGACCGGAACCTGTTGCGCGCGCTGCGCCGCGGGGACTTCTCCTGCCAGGCCCAGCTGGATCTCCACGGCATGACGCAGGTGGCAGCCAAGCAGGCCGTGGAGCAATTCCTCATCACCAGCCAGCGCGCCAAGAAGCGGTGCGTGCTCATCGTCCACGGGCGCGGTTTGAACTCGAAGGACCAGATCCCCGTGCTCAAGGAAGGGCTCAAGGGGTGGCTGAGTCAGAAACGCATCGGAAAGATGGTGCTGGCGTTCGCCACCGCACGTCCTCAGGACGGGGGCGCGGGGGCCGTCTACGTGCTGCTTCGCCGGTAGCTGGACGCCTGGGCGGCACTGTGCATACATACCGCCATGGCTCGCGACCTTATTGACCTGCACATCCACGTGGGCGGATCCGTGGCGCCTCATGTCCTCTGGTCCATTGCGCACCAGCAGGGCTTCAAACTCCCGGTCAAAAACTACTTCGACTTCGTCGAACTCATCACCTCCCGGCCCGGCAAGGTGGGCAGCCTGGAGGACTATCTGAAGATCCTCCACACCTGGACGGAGAAGATTCAGTCCTCTCCCAGCGCCATCGAGCGCTCCGTCTACGAGGTGATTGGCAAGGAGTACCGCGGCAGCCGGGTGACGCAGATCGAGCTGCGCTTCAACCCGATGAAGCGCAACCTCAGCTCCGAGCTGGACCTGGACCACATCATCCACGCGGCGCTGCGCGGCATGGACCGGGCCATCCTGGAGTACGACGTGAAGGTGGGGCTCATCTTCTGCCTGGCGCGCGAGTTCAACCACTCGCTCAACTCCATCCTCGTGGACAAGGCCATCAAGTACCGCACCCGCGGCGTGTACGGCATCGACCTGGCCGGCACCGAGACGAACGCCATGGAGCTGCGCCCCGAGGTGGTGTCCCAGTACGAGGACCTCTTCGCCAAGGCGCGGCGCGCGGGCCTCAAGTGCACCGTGCACACCGGCGAGACGAAGGGCACGGGCGCCGAGGGCGTCATGGCGGTCATCGAGCGCCTCAAGCCGCACCGCATCGGCCACGGCATCCGCGCCGCCTATGACGAGGAGGCGATGAAGATGCTCCGGGAGAACGACGTGGTGCTGGAGCTGTGCCCCACCTCCAACCTGCACACCAAGGCGGTGGAGGGGCTGGACGAGCTGCGCCACATCATCAAGACCTTCTGGGACCGGCGCGTGAAGTTCACCATCAACACCGACGGGCCGTACCTCCTGGAGACGGACATGCGCCGGGAGATCGAGCTGGTGGAGCGCAACGGCATCCTCACCCCCGAGCAGGTGGACCAGACGCTGGCCTGGGCGCGCCAGTCCTCCTTCATTCCCGCCTGATGTACCGCCTCGTCCGCGCCCTCCTCTTCCAGTTCTCCCCCGAGCGCGCGCACCGGCTCGGCATGCTCGGCCTGCGGCTGCTCGGCGCCTGGCCCGCCCTGTGCCGGCGCCTGCGCACGCGCGCCCTGCCCGCGGGCGCCGTGGACCTCTCCGTGGAGGTGGCGGGCCTGCGCTTCGCCCACCCGCTCGCCCTGGCCGCCGGCCTGGACAAGGACGCCGAGGCGGTGGATGGCCTGTTCGCCTGTGGCTTCTCCGCGGTGGAGATTGGCACCGTCACCCCCCGGCCCCAGCCCGGCAACCCCCGCCCGCGCCTGTTCCGGCTGCCCGAGCACCAGGCCCTCATCAACCGCATGGGCTTCAACAACCACGGCGCCGCCGTGGCCGCCGCGCACCTCCAGGCCCGCGCGTGGCACCCCGCCCCCCTGGGCGTGAACCTCGGCAAGAACAAGGACACGCCCCTGGAGCAGGCCGTGGAGGACTATGTGGCCTGCGTGGATACCCTGGCGCCGCTCGGGGACTATGTCGTCGTCAACGCCAGCTCGCCCAACACGCCGGGCCTGCGCAAGCTCCAGGAGCCCGAGCAGCTCACCGCCCTGCTGCGCGCGGTGAAGGCGCGGCTGGAGCGCGTGGCCCCCGGCAAGCCCCTGTTCCTGAAGATTGCCCCGGATCTCACCCCGGAGGCCGTGGACGAGGTGGTGGACGTGGCGCTCGCGTGTGGGCTCTCCGGGCTCATCGCCACCAACACCACCGTGGCGCGCCCTTTCGCCCACCCCCTGGCCTCCGAGGCGGGGGGGCTGTCCGGCGCCCCCGTGCGAGAGCCCGCCAACGCCGTCATCCGCCGGGCCTGGCAGCGCAGCCGCGGCACCCTGCCCATCATCGGCGTGGGCGGCGTGTTCACCGCCGAGGACGTGTACGAGAAGCTGCGCGCGGGCGCCTCGGTGGTGCAGGTCTACACCGGCTTCATCTACGAGGGGCCGGGCATGGTGCGCCGCCGGGTCCGCGAGCTGGAGGCCCTGCTGGCCCGCCACGGCGTCCGCTCGGTGCGCGAGGTGGTGGGGGCGGCCCATGCCACCCCTGGAAATGAGGACGCCCGCCGGCCCCTTGGAGTTTGACCGGCGAGCGCCCGGGCTTCCGTCCCGAAGGACTCAAGCCCCGTGATTCCCGTACTCCCCTAATTTGGATACTCCGGGATTTCCCGTCAAGTCTCTTTATCGAGTTTTCTTCTCAGTTGAGGGAAGACTTGGCCACGCTCTGGTAGAGATCGTGGTGCCGCTGGACCATGCGCTCCAGGGACAGCTCCCGCTGGACGAAGGTCCGCGCGGCGGCGCCCATCTGCTGGGCGTGCCCGGGGTTGTCGAGAATCCGGCGGAAGGCCTGGCAGAGCTTCGCCGGGTCCTCCGGAGGCACCACGAGCCCCCGCTCCCCGTCGACGATGAGGTCCGTGTTGGCCCCCACCGACGTCACCACCATGGGCAGCCCCGCGGCCATGCCCTCCATGACCGCGTTGGACATGCCCTCGGCGGAGGAGCAGAGCACCCCCATCGCCGCCCGGGCGTAGAGCGCCGGCACGTCGATGCGGTGGCCCAGGAAGTGGGCGATGTCCGAGACGCCCATCTCCGCGGCCTGCTGCTCCAGCCCGGCCCGGCGCGGCCCATCTCCCACGAGGTAGGCGTGCAGGGTGAGCCCCTCCTGGCGGAGCATCTGGAGCGCCTTCAGCAGGTCCTCCTGGCGCTTCACCGGGTGGTTCATGTTCGCCACGTGCAGCACCACCGGCGCGCCGCCCGTGTCCGGCACCGGCTGCCGGAGCCCTTCCTTCATGCGCGCATCGAAGCGCGGCAGATCCAGGCCGTTGTGGATGACGCTCACGCGCGAGGCGGGCACGCCCTCCTCCTCCACCAGCATCCGGCGGATGGCCTCCGCGTTGGCCACCACGTGGTCGGCCATGCGGCTGAAGCCCGCGTGCACGGCGCGCTTGGCGGGCCCGTGCCAGTGGGCCAGGTCCAGGCGCCCCACGATGACCTTGGTCCCCGCCAGCTTCGCCGCGGGCACCACCAGCATCGTCGAGTAGAAGTCGTGCACGTGCACCAGCGAGATGCGGTTCTGCTTGAACCACTTGGCCAGGCGCAGAATCTGCCAGGCCGTGTTGGGCCGCATCAGCGAGCCGTTGAGCGGGAACTCCTCGGGCTTGAAGCCCAGCTCCCGGAGCGTCCCCACCAGGGGCCCCGCGTCCTGAAGGACGGAGACCTGGAGGCGGTAGCTCTGGGGCAACCCGCGCAGCAGCTCCAGCACCTGCACTTCCGTACCACCGATATGAAATGACCGCGTGAACTGCATCAGGCGGATGGGCTCCCCGCCCTGCTCCGCTGCCTTCTCAGGCCGCATGCCCTGACCCCTCCCACGCCGCCGCGCTCTTGTCCGCGGCCGGCATCCGTTGCACGACCAAGGCGGTCTCCTCCCGAGCCTGGGCGATGCGCTGCGCGCTCGCCGCCAGTCCAAACAGCACGTAGAGGTGCGCGGACAGGATGTAACCCGAGAAGAGATCGCACACGAGATAGCCTGCCATCGATGCGGCGAGGGCCCGGGCCAGCCAGCCCATCTGCGCATCCTTCGAGGCCGCGAAGGCGCCGCCCGTGGCGCCCCCCGCGAACACGAGGAACAGCGCCAGCCCCACGAACCCCAGCTCACCGATGACGTCCAGGAAGATGTTGTGCGCCACGTACGCCTGCCGCGCCTCGGGCGGCGCGTACAGCGGCCACGCGAAGCGGAAGCCGCCCGCGCCCACGCCCAAGAGCGGCTTGTCCAGGCTGATGCGCGAGGCCACCTGCCAGGCGTACACGCGGCCCATGGCGGAGGCGTCCTGGTGGAAGGACGTCACCGTCTCGTTGCGCTGCCAGAAGCTCTTCGGCGCGAACAGCACCAAGCCCAGCGCGAGCAACCCGCCCACCACCACCGCCTGGATGCGCCGCTTCTCGCGGATGGCCCACACGCCCATGGCCACCGACAGGCCGATGAAGCCGCCACGCGAGTGGCTGAGCACGATGGCCACCACCGACAGCACCGCCGCCAGGGCGCACAGGACGCGCATCAGCCAGCCGGACTCCTTGCGCGCCAGGAACGCCACCGCCAGCGGCACCACCAGCGCCATGTTCATGGCCATGTGGTTGGGGTCCGCGTACACGCCGACCCAGCGCGAGCGGAAGCCCTCCACCATGTCCACGCCCGTGCGGTACCAGTCGATGACGCCGATGGACGTCACGATGGAGCCCAGCACCATCGCCCCGCACATGAGCGCCAAGCGCCGGCCCGAGGTGATGACGTTGATGATGGTCAGGTAGATGGCGGTGAGCTTGAGCAGCTCGATGCCCGTGAACCGCGTCAGCTCCGGGTGGACCGACCAGGCCACCGAGGCGAACGCCAGCGCCGAGAAGCCCAGCAGGGCCAGCCCCCGCGCACCATCGAAATAGAGCGGCTCCGCGCGCCCCAAGCGGCGCAGCGCCATGAGCCCCGCCGCCAGCCCCGAGGTCAGCAGCGCGAGCCGCAGCGGTGCCAGGGCGGGGATCCACTCGCCAGGCACGGCGTACATGACCGCCGCGAAGCCCACCAGCGCGTAGAACGCCAGCACATCCCTTTGCTGCCCCTGCTCGCCCACACCCATACCTTCCTCCCGGCTACTTCCGCTTTTCCGGAAACGCGTGCGTCTGGCCTAAGCAGGCAACATGCCAGCTGCCCTTCTGGGCAAAATCCCCGTGGATCCAACGCCTTGCGGCGAGAGCCCTCCGGGGTGACGCGGAGGAAGCTGTAAGAATTACGCTGTCGGATTTCCCTCCATCGGCAAGACGACCGACAGGGCCGGGTCCAACCGGCCTTCCTGAAGGTAGGGCGTGGCGATCTCCTCGCGCAGCCGCTCCAGGGTCACCCCCACCAGCCGGTACAGCTCGGGACGGGCCTCGGCGGCCACGGCGGGCTCCAGCGCGGCCAGCGCGCGCTCGGTGGCGCTGGGGCGCAGGCGCGGGGCCTGGGCGGGGCCCTCGAAGAGCCGCTCACACAGCTCCACCGTGCGCCCCTGGGGCACGGGCCGGGGGTTCACGTGGCCTTCGAGCACCGCCATGGCCACCGTGGCGGCGAAGAGCCGGTCCGCCCCCAGCACCTCCATCGGCACGCCGAAGCGCGCCACCACCTGGTGGGCCGCGCTGGCATCCCCCAGCAGCCCCTGGAAGAGCACCACCTGGGCCTCCGCCCGGGCGAGCAGCGCCTCGCTGGCGCCCAGCTCCCGGAAGGAGCGGAACGGGACGGGCTCCGCGCCCGGCACGCGCAGCGCGCGGCGGGGGCGCTTGAGGCGCAGCGCCTGAAGGGCCGCGGCCTCCTCGGGGAACACCAGCCAGGCGCCGTCCACCTGGGCCCCGGGCTTCTTGGCCAGCCGGTCCGCCCGGAACTTCAGGGCCAGCGTCAGCGAGAAGCCCATCTGGAAGATGCGCCGCAGCGGCGTCTCGCGCACCACCTCCACGGCGCGGGCGGGCTGCGCCCCCGTCATGTGCTCCAGCCCCAGCGACAGGTAGCCCCGCACCATCTCGCCCGCGGACCGCATGGCCTCCGGATCTCCCGGATCCGCCAGCTCCACCACCAGGGCGGCGTTGGCCACCCCGCGCAGCTCGTCCTCGAGGTTCTCCTGCTCCACCACGGTCAGCTCCCGGAAGGCGGCCTCCAGGTAGTCCACCCACCCCTGGGCGGGCGCGAGCGCCGCCGGCTCGCCCCGCGCGCGCGCGGGGCCCGGGCCCGGGTCCACGCGGCCAAAGAGGCTCAGCGCCTCGTCGAGCGTGGGGAAGCCCAGATCCTGGAGCCGCGCGGTGCGGAAGCGGTAGGCGGCCTCCTCCAGCTCGCTGGGGATGTCCCAGCGCGTGGCCTCCAGCAGGCGCACCGACTCGAAGGGGTTCTCGGCGACCAAGTCATTGAGGATCGTCCGCAGCGCCGCCTGCTCCACCCCCTCGACCTTGAACTCGATGAGGTAGCGCCCCTCGGGCGTCTCCATCGTCACCCCGGGCGGGTTGACGTCCGGGTTCTCCTCCAGATCGTGGACCTGGGTGAACTCGCGCAGCAGGTACTCCAGCACCTCCAGGTCCACGCCGTGCAGCTTGCGCAGGAACTCCTCGGGCTCATCCCCGCGCGCGGCGCGCAGCCAGGTGAGCACCGCGTGCGGATCGACGCGGTCGCGCTTCCAGGCGCCCAGGTCCACGAAGGCGCGGAACTGCTCGGGCGAGGCAAGCTGGACCAGCTCGGTGGCGTCCGCCAGCCCTATGTCCTGGATGGTGGAGAAGAGCAGCTCCACCGGGAGCGAGCGCACCAGGGCCCGCGCCTCGGGGGACTCGATGATGGCATCCAGCCGCTTGCGGGGCGGGAGTTGGGTGAGCTGCCGGCGCAATCCCTGGAGGGCGAGCTGCGCATCCTTGCCATTTCCCTGCTTGTTCTCAGGCACGTCCGCGTGCCTACCACACACGGACTAGAGCCGGGTGGCCTTCCCGAAGGCGCCCAGGAGGGCGTTCCACACCTCGTCCACCCCCGTCCTGTCCACGGAGGAGAAGGGAATGACGGCCTCCAGCGGCAGGTCGAGCTGCTGGGCGAGCGCCTGGATGCGCGGCTTGCGGCGGGCCTTGGTGAGCCGGTCGATCTTCGTGGCGACCACGAGCACCCGCCGGTCCTTCTCCTGGAGGTAGTCGAGCGTCTGGAGATCATCCGGCGTGGGGCCCACCTCCGCGTCGATGATGCTCACCACGACCTCCAGACGGTGCCGCTTGTCGAGGTAGGTGGTGATCATCTCGTCCCACTGGACCCGGTCGGCCTTGCTCGCCTTGGCGAAGCCGTAGCCAGGCAGGTCCGCCAGGCGCACCTGGTGCCGGTGGCCATCCCGGTCCAGCTCCACGTCGAAGAAGTTGAGCGTGCGGGTGCGGCCCGGGGTGTTGGAGACCCGCACCAGCTTCTTGCGGCCGGTCAGGGTGTTGATCATGGACGACTTGCCCACGTTGGAGCGGCCCACGAAGGCCACCTCCGCGGCGTGCCCGGACGGGTAGCCCTTGGGCTCGGTGGCGGTAATGACGAACTGGGCGTCGATGAGCTTGATCACGCGGCTATTTCTTCACGGGCTTGGGCGGGGGCGCCTCGGCGCGCGTCGCCCGGCGGGCCCGCTCGGGGGTCCAATGGTCGATGGCCTTGAGCGACTCCACGAAGTTGAACGGCCTCAGGGAGGGCGAGGAGGCGTCATGGCAGGTACGGCACATCTTCTCCGACGGGTCCACCAGCCCCACCAGGCGGGCAAGCTCCGCGTCCTTCATCACATACTCGGGGGCGTAGTACTGGCCGCCGCCGTGGCACGTCTCGCAGGTGATGTGGGCGGTGGCCTGCGCGGCCTGATCCGGCGAGTGGCAGGACAGGCAGCGCGCGTCCTTCTTCTGGGACTCGGAGAGCGAGTCGGCGGCCCGGGCGTGTTTGGACTGCTGCCAGGCGTTGTAGGCCTCGGGGTGGCAGCCCTTGCAGCTCTCGGGGCCAATGAAATCCGCCGCCCAGGCAAAGCCCGGCGTGGCCAGGAGAAAGAGGAGAATCCAGGAGCCAGAGGGCCGCATCGCCAGCGGAACTAGCAGAGCCCCCCAGACGGAGCAAGGCATCTGGTGGTTGAATGCCTCCCAAACACCATCGTCCCAGGTCAGAAGCTTGAGCCCTCCCCCGGGAATCCGCTTAAGTGGCCAGGACAACAGGATCGACAGGTAGGAGACCGTGATGCGCACCGCCGTCATCGCCGCTGTTCTCATGACATCCCTCACCGCGGCGGCCAAGCCGTGGCAGGGCATCGAGCCTGGGGTATCCAAACGGGACGAGATCGTCCAGAAGTTCGGGGAGCCCTCGCGCATCGTCACCTCCGAGGGCAAGGAAATCATCGCCTACTTCGGCAAGGAGGCGGTGAAGGGCACCCACCAGGCGCAGTTCCGCGTGGACCCCACCTCCAAGCTCGTCGAGCGCATCGACGTGTTCCCCGGGCCCGTCATCGACAAGGACACCATCGAGAACAGCTACGGCCCGGCCTGCCCCTCCGGCCCCGCGCCGGCCAGCCCCTGCTACCTCAAGAAGCTCACGGACGACTTCCGCACCTACTACCTCTACCCGAAGCTGGGCCTGGCCATCTTCTTCAACGAGGACGGCAAGACGGTGCAGTCGTTCATCTTCACCACGCTGAAGGCGGCGAAGTAGGCCGCCCCCGTGCGCATCTACGGCCTGACGGGAGGCATCGCCTCCGGCAAGAGCACCGTGAGCCAGATGCTGCGGGAGCTGGGGGCGCACGTGCTCGACGCGGACGCCATCGCCCGCGAGGTGGTGGAGCCGGGCACCCTGGGCCTCGCCGAGGTGGGCGCCCGCTTCCCCGGCGTCATCGGCCCGGACGGGCGCCTGGACCGGGCGAAGCTGGGCGCCCGCGTCTTCGCGGACCCCGCCGAGCGCGCCGCGCTCAACGCCCTGCTCCACCCGCGCATCCGCGAGGCCTTCCTGGAGAAGACCCAGGCCCTGGCCGCGCAGGGCGTGGCGCGCGTCCTCTATGACGCCCCCCTGCTCATCGAGAACGGGCTGCACGTGGGCCTGGACGGGGTGGTGCTGGTGTGGGTGCCCCGGGACCTCCAGAAGGCCCGGCTGAAGGCCCGGGACGGGCTGGAGGACACAGGGGCCGAGGCCCGGCTGGCCGCCCAGCTCCCCCTGGACGCCAAGCGGGAGCACGCCACCTGGATCATCGACAACACCGGGGACCGGGAGGCCACGCGGGCCCAGGTGCAGGAAGTCTGGCGCGCACTGCTCGCGCGCGGCTGAGCGCCGGGTATGCTCCGCCTCCCATGAGCAACCAGCGGAAGAAGCAGGGCCCCGGCACGTACTTCGTCACCGGCTACCCGGGATTCATCGGCAAGCGCCTGGTGGAGCACATCGCGCGCGAGGATCCCCAGGGCCACATCTACGCCCTGGTGCAGCCCAAGTTCCTCAAGGAGGCCCAGAAGCTCGCCGCCCACGTGAAGGGCGCCACCCTGGAGCTGATCACCGGGGACATCG
This region includes:
- a CDS encoding ADP-ribosylglycohydrolase family protein encodes the protein MVGLLRKPTDAQRLEGGVYGLLVGDALGVPYEFHPPARIPPAEQLEFEPPPGFPRAHAGIAPGTWSDDGAQANCLLASLLDRQQLDLEDLGRRLVNWYELGYMAVDHHVFDVGIQTRSALSEFRAGTPGHLSGPRGERDNGNGSLMRVLPLALWHGGTDEALVADAMRQSLVTHGHLRSQVCCALYCLWARRTWEGEAHPWEEAVAAFHRLFPVGTAAREELDTHVRPHAPEAGQGSGYVVDCLLSARDCLRAGATYEQVVKAAVVLGHDTDTTAAVAGGIAGIREGIEAIPGRWLAALRGKELVEPMVTALRELRARRPS
- a CDS encoding Smr/MutS family protein, whose translation is MSSHRNGPPKKKEEGFNNNPFKDVIKSLQKKEKAPEPAKAKAPPPPPPKKKVPLEEDDASLFYAAMDGVAQITNRGEAPKPNPRLPEIIDENAEALAQLSELVAGQEGEFDFNGSEEFIEGASPGTDRNLLRALRRGDFSCQAQLDLHGMTQVAAKQAVEQFLITSQRAKKRCVLIVHGRGLNSKDQIPVLKEGLKGWLSQKRIGKMVLAFATARPQDGGAGAVYVLLRR
- the folD gene encoding bifunctional methylenetetrahydrofolate dehydrogenase/methenyltetrahydrofolate cyclohydrolase FolD; the protein is MAQLIDGKAVAARVRAEVQADVERFKAARGGVPGLAVVRVGEDPASKIYVTGKKKAAEEVGFRSWEHHLREDISQEALLVRVRQLNEDASVHGILVQLPLPKHIDAERVISAVSPAKDVDGFHPVNAGLLSLGQPGMRPCTPLGAMRLLEEAGCAPAGKRAVVVGRSNIVGKPMALMLLQADATVTVCHRKSDLPREVAQADILVVAVGVPELIQGEWLKPGAVVIDVGMNRKPDGKLVGDVAFQAASQRASAITPVPGGVGPMTIAMLMRNTLLAASGGV
- a CDS encoding TerB family tellurite resistance protein; amino-acid sequence: MIGLWLGGPLSIILCTFVGAVAGHFYDQANALPPEDPTEGLRERFEPPGLPEPLSRAALDDEAQEHFARHLCALFIEVARADGEVVRDEVRVAREYFQNELKYGPEALHLVRGHLKAFLARPPHLAESIAACREELPTADRLLLVDALYQLALTDGPLQRSEQETLRQIAQGLGLSEEDRRAVATRYLAVDDSQYARLGLTPEATDAEVKRAYRQLAAAHHPDRVTHLGQGAIEQATRRFHEIQQAYEEIRRLRGL
- a CDS encoding quinone-dependent dihydroorotate dehydrogenase, which produces MYRLVRALLFQFSPERAHRLGMLGLRLLGAWPALCRRLRTRALPAGAVDLSVEVAGLRFAHPLALAAGLDKDAEAVDGLFACGFSAVEIGTVTPRPQPGNPRPRLFRLPEHQALINRMGFNNHGAAVAAAHLQARAWHPAPLGVNLGKNKDTPLEQAVEDYVACVDTLAPLGDYVVVNASSPNTPGLRKLQEPEQLTALLRAVKARLERVAPGKPLFLKIAPDLTPEAVDEVVDVALACGLSGLIATNTTVARPFAHPLASEAGGLSGAPVREPANAVIRRAWQRSRGTLPIIGVGGVFTAEDVYEKLRAGASVVQVYTGFIYEGPGMVRRRVRELEALLARHGVRSVREVVGAAHATPGNEDARRPLGV
- a CDS encoding glycosyltransferase yields the protein MRPEKAAEQGGEPIRLMQFTRSFHIGGTEVQVLELLRGLPQSYRLQVSVLQDAGPLVGTLRELGFKPEEFPLNGSLMRPNTAWQILRLAKWFKQNRISLVHVHDFYSTMLVVPAAKLAGTKVIVGRLDLAHWHGPAKRAVHAGFSRMADHVVANAEAIRRMLVEEEGVPASRVSVIHNGLDLPRFDARMKEGLRQPVPDTGGAPVVLHVANMNHPVKRQEDLLKALQMLRQEGLTLHAYLVGDGPRRAGLEQQAAEMGVSDIAHFLGHRIDVPALYARAAMGVLCSSAEGMSNAVMEGMAAGLPMVVTSVGANTDLIVDGERGLVVPPEDPAKLCQAFRRILDNPGHAQQMGAAARTFVQRELSLERMVQRHHDLYQSVAKSSLN
- a CDS encoding adenosine deaminase, translated to MARDLIDLHIHVGGSVAPHVLWSIAHQQGFKLPVKNYFDFVELITSRPGKVGSLEDYLKILHTWTEKIQSSPSAIERSVYEVIGKEYRGSRVTQIELRFNPMKRNLSSELDLDHIIHAALRGMDRAILEYDVKVGLIFCLAREFNHSLNSILVDKAIKYRTRGVYGIDLAGTETNAMELRPEVVSQYEDLFAKARRAGLKCTVHTGETKGTGAEGVMAVIERLKPHRIGHGIRAAYDEEAMKMLRENDVVLELCPTSNLHTKAVEGLDELRHIIKTFWDRRVKFTINTDGPYLLETDMRREIELVERNGILTPEQVDQTLAWARQSSFIPA